CTGTAAACAAAGTTtggaattttagaaatattaaggcttttttacctcaggaatacattaccttagctgtatttggcaaaacttttaggaatgttggtactcaatgttcttcaacttcgtactttatttggccttttaaacattttgtttattcgagcgtcactgatgagtcttttgtagacgaaaagggcgtctggcgtaaatataaatgtttaatccTGGAATCTATTACGTGTTTATAAGCAACTTgacaacaaaatattgaaatgttcaTCAAACGCCTTCGAGTACCGAGCTGATCGTGCGAGGGCTTACAAGCCAGCCAATGTCGTTAAAAACCACCCAGTTAATAAATGTGTGTGCTTGCTTGGAGtttaaagaattgaaaaaaaaataactaaacgTGACAAGGAAACATTCTccattttcaaaaatgaaaaaaaaaatgaaagtactaAACAAATAATACCGAACTGTACAAATATAACGTTCTTAAAATCAAATCACCACCTCTCATCAAAATTGCTTTGGATAATGGGACAATATAATGTCATGATtcaacaaaaagagaaaaaaatatatataagcatTGCAGCCCGTTATTAATACATAAACTGTCAGATACAAATTACTTCTATGAATTTGTGAAGCACAATGAAAAGTTAAATGTCGGATACTAATGGAAGATGTTGATGGATTGATATTTAGTTATCTTATCAGAAAGGgcgaaaaacaaataataaataatttaatagaGAGCCATTATTTAACATAGTACATAGTATAATGTTTCAATAAGATTGTCAATAAGCAATATCGTTTTAATTGAGTATTACTTAGTCTAATGTTATGTTGTTTAGTCTGGTTGTATGTTTAatactaaaaaaacaaatgtaaacgATTTCAATAGTTATAAAAATAATCAGAtatggtatgattggcaataTCCCCTTACAATTAGAGACCGAATGACGTAGATATAAAATCTAATGAatctatttgataaaaaaaaaacatttacagtaaataccaattttcaaatctttGATTCATCCGATCCTCTCGCATTCATGGCACAGCGCTATCAGAAGATCGCCAATTGAGAAAAACTAActaaaacaatgaaatacaagATGGCAAAGCAAAATAATATCTGTATAAGACCTAACAAAGTACAAACGGCACTTTTCAAATGGATCATTTCGTCCGAATCATTAATGCATTTCATCGTCGGCTTTATATAGGATTGAAACACATCacacgatatatatatatatatatatatatatatatatatagtagtggACTCTTCTCGGTGATAATTCGGACAATATAATCCATTTAAAAAGTGGCATTTGCACTTACCTGAAAAACGTCATAAAAAGTATTGAAtgtttgtcagtttttctatgtttttatatacatattgttGTTCTTTCTAGTTGAAAATGTGCAAGGTCCTTTATAGCTGTGTATAAGGTATTtctttttctcattattgaatgCCGTACTGAGTTGTCTCGTTGACTGGCAATTATTCCACAGTAACATGGACATTTCTtgttcatgtacatgtaagaAGTAAGAAAACTATgatatgggtgccaatgagacaactctccatccaagtcacaatttaaaaaactgaccattataggtcaaagtaaggccttcaacacggcgGTTTGGTGcacaccaaacagcaaactataatGTGCCCCAAAAATAGatagaaaacaaacggtctaatctatataaaaaaaacgagaaatacttatgaaccatATCCCCAAACATAAACCACTTAACATCCGGTTCCCatcttaggacagatgcaaacaaatgcagcgggttttaaagttttaataggCACCAACCTCCACCCGTATCTGAatcaatagtgtaacatcacaacatagaaagacacacaataaaatatcaattggaatgacttacctcaatcaaatgacaaattaccaaaaacaaatgaacgaataaatttcaTCTAAGACACAATGtaagtaaaaattaataaaacaaggaAGTTAAATGTCAGAAAGACAACGATAACCTTGGACAAAATATCGCCAAAGAAAATAAcgtacacaggtaaataaaaaaaaatgtagtaatGTATACAACATTTTGTACAATGGAGTACGGAAATATATATTACAAGataaataattttgctttttataattcgAGAAATTAAAGTGTAAATTTATCGTCATACCATACACTTATCAAAAGTGGAAAGTATTAAAAATAGTAAGACGagatatataaataacaaaacagtaaataacaaaaaacattacacattgtgcatgttgtgtcaacatgtcaaattaacacgaaagtatgatttgagagtactcgcagctaCTAAAAgttagttaaaagccaaaacaatcaaattgaataattaaaaaaaccatgcatcagagactaaaatcaactaaaacacatcttAGGGATTTATTGTTTTAACGTCATTTAATTAAATATAGGAGTTAACATTTAGATAAATAAGtgtaatgttttatataaatagaaTAATCTCTATAATTTATAGAATATGAACGTGGATGCGTATTTAACCATCATATTTGAAAAGAATGCAAACTAatttaatcatgttttaatttgctgatgATAAAATCGATAGTTgtgccaatgtgaactatattcaAAGATGTAATTACAACATTGTTGAGATAAcctttacttataagtttgtttaaacttttagggcatacgatacagttttgataccgtatttacagtttgatgaaaatttcaatataggctaatttttgcctgattaaatcaaatatgtaataaaaatataccttcatgtgctactttttgagttgaatgaggtagaaattttgtatatttgctaaaaCTTCGGATTTTTGGCgcattttccctttcgaaagaaatcCACAACTTTcaagtttgttttaaaagataaacacaaattgttttttgttaaatgatttgtgatttctgtattttataagtattataaaaatttatgtcttttttactcaaaaataagtcatatttttcaaattgtcatgaattgaaaaacaaaaacgtatatttatcaaaattaaaaaaattgcactatttacagttttataaaatttggtccacataatctccctgcaaaatgaaacaaaatgtctttttgaaaaagaggggtccatgaactcgttttcaagttaaatcggtttgaatgataaaaatcagtcgaaaactgaatgttttcccgataagtcactgtttgacgtcgcgaaaataacattttacgttagcaacggaTCACATGGTGATTTCTACGCTTTTATTACCGTATtaaggatgtgaaataccatttttaataataataaaaaaaaatacaggtacagccaatttttttttttttttttattaaatatttgtatttactagaatttagaaaaggttttaaattatttatggTACCGAAATCCCAAAATTAATactttaccagtgatgcattgattacgttcgttaatttatttttaatctatgacaTATGACTACACACACGACAACGAACGAGTTGATCGAGCCATAAGGAACATCGTCGTCTAAAAACGGCAAATTAACAATAGGGGATAAAAACTCGTTTGTTTTGTCGTAacttttatcaaggatttgtatagatacaaatccttgcttttaGTATGGagtttacctttagaaattgaaatgtaTAAATCGAGAAAAGGACACTACTGCTGTTTATGTGTTTATCAATCTGGAACCGTATTCAGTATTCCGGTTGGTGCTTTGATGACACTTTTCATATATTTGAAGTCAAGCTTTAAAACGAAAATGGTCCCTAGGTTAAGAGTCGATGTTATCATAGatcataggaagatgtggtatgtgtgtcaatgagacaactctccatcaaaatgacaatttataaaagtaaaccattataggtcaaggtcagggccgtaactagcctcttttaatagtgaggcaaaataattcgccgagcggagcgagtcgAAAAATTTTGGGCGAGGGgttaaggcccccagaagctctgagaaaaataacgcaaaatcgtgcattctgagcgtttcccagactctttcttgcattgaaacggcataattcatttttagatatttttttcgacaatcaggtctcaaagcaaaaacaaagattcattgtaatttaagacttttaggtattaaagacaacattaaaagaccgatttgtaggataaagcaaaaatcgtaattctcataattattaataccgtatctgtctgtctgttcttgtcttgtattgtgattAGACTTTGGTGaatttttatgactagatttaaatatagtagtgacattgcagtattatactttaagtactagtactgcttaagtccacACTAGGGATCATCTTCACCTTGTTTTACGatcttttacggtattaatgattctttaaaagtattgttgaagaccattcggcaactatcaagatgaagaacgggaacacaaactttgaccattgatcatttgtattttttctacgCATTGACTTTGTGAGTGATTATGTCCCCATACTCCTTTATTATCTGTTAAAGGGTCTCAACACTACTTAACGAAGTTTAAcctttcaatgtaaaaggtcatacatggccgaatgtttttttttcttcaaattatttgataccgggaaatatgtgaccttactttaattcaaaccatgtcagctatctagttttatttacaataaaacaaactgttttgtattcttcgatatcaatttcaattatccatgcagaaaggacaattttgtttgtgtccactgagtagcatcgcatgtttttaaaatatatttctcgcaCAATTCTGGACATcagtggacatgcaacattgcaaaaccaagtttacaaatgaaaatcaaccctcagactatagtcataaagtaggacaataaatgaacaaaagacaaacccggaacacagaagtacaaacaatagaccatcaactctgaaaactaaaaggaaaatGGAAACATGGATAATGAAAAACATCCAGGGGatacaccagagagtgaagagaacttgcttcttacAAGACACTTTccatgaaaacaatttgatatgaaaacaaccttttgtttcatttttttttttttttttattttttacttgaggcatttgcctcatttgcctcaatgtagttacggccctgaaggtacgaccttcaacacggaacaacaagctataaaggccccaaaattactagtgtaaaaccattcaaacggaaaaaccaacggtcgaatctatataaaaaacgagaaacgaaaaaatGGTTATATAAGACTTTtcgtcaaattaaaaaaaatagaaaaagctTGATGTTAGCAAAATCTTTTAAAATGAGATAAAATTGTATCTCTGAATATCAATACCATATTAGCAACTGGACGATAAGAAACGATATCTTGTGATGTTCTGTGAACAAATGAAAATAtcagattttttaatattgtgGCAAAAAAGTAGATATTAAAACGCAAACCTTAAatcacataaaaataaaatttttcaaaagctAGTATTGAAATCGAGAGCTGTATAGAATTTTACAGAAACTTTGTAACAACATTTGTGTACAAAGAACGATAActggtaaaacaaaaaaaaaacttttctgaTCATctctttttatatatgtatactgATTTAGTATACAACTAAAGAATGTAATCTTCATTTAAATTatgaagataaaataaaatttggtaAGATGTTAGAATGTAGTATAACTTAGACTTCCATAATATATTTATGTAATGACAAACTATAAAGCTTCTaaagaataattattttaaaagttcatCCCACTCACTCAGAGAAACGTCAATAcacattaattttaaagttttctattTGATTGAAATTTGTATGCCCATTTAACCATTATCGAGTAACTCCATGACTATATTACGCAGTTTATCAACTTCTTAACAATTCCATTATGTTTGTGTTGCATTTAAATGTTACCCAAATGTACAAGAAATTATCATTTTACTAAGTTGACTTACTGTACCAAGAATATTCACTACATCTTGAAAACTGAAAGTAAGAAATATactataaaaaagtaaaaatgagTTGGTGTAAAAATGTTAAAGGTGTTTTATTAGATATTACAGGTGTTTTGTTTGAGAGCGGTGCCAGTGAGCCAATTAAAGGTTCCGTCGAAGCTATTAAAAGGTATGAACAGGCGAAATAGGTGTGGTCCATTTGCAAaattgatttaaagttactgtgaccagagacatatatacacatgtgtatatatgtctctgctgtGACGAAAAAGTTTAAGTATGGAGACTTAAACTAAAGTGCGTATTCTTGTGGTTGTGTTGTGTTGTTGGGGGTCTAAGTTTCACTCTTACAAGGAACGACAAATGCCAAGGATACTCTTTAACAGGGTTACCCTTTTAATCTACTGCCCTTACCGAAAAAAAAGCCTTGCGGCAAACAACTTGCAGCAAACATTGCAGCAAATGTTTGCTACAAACTTGCCGCAAccattttaccatgcaaatgaagttTGTGGCAAGCTTGCTGCAAACATAATTATCAGATTATGCAAATTAgatttgccgcaagcttgcggcaattgTTTGTTGCAAACTTGCGGCAAACTTGCAGGAACTACACATATACTTATGTCATGTGTGGAAACATATTCAatttatttctttcaaaaattacacagcaacatttttaaaaagtcaatttcTGACTCCTGTCTTTATACAAATTGTCATTGGATGAATTCTTGCAAGATTTAAGGAAGTAtatttgagttttgaaaaaggggcaagagtcattctcaaatgacataatatacctgtattaaaaaatgaacaaggTAAAATCTCAAATGTGTATTGAGACTATAAAGCGAGGTAATAATTGCATTACAGAATTCAACTTAATCTTaataaacatgatcatgatggtgcagtacatcagttacaaattcaaacttataatggcttaaattttgaataacacatacatgtatatatagttgcttacttaattatgtatgatgataacattaattatttcattaaaacatgaagCTCTATGAATCATTTGTACTTATAAAATTTCATACTGATTATCCCATATTATTGAACCAAAATGTCTCCTTGATCTCTTATATATGTGAAATGCATTTCCAAACACAACTTACATGACCTAGCcacaatttcaaattgttagcatCCAGGAAGTGCCAACTAGACGTgcccagtcaatattgtgtaattcctgcaatgttctggcaaacatatagattggtcaaagttttctgcaatcttgcggcaaacatatagaatggtcaaagttttctgcaatcttgcggcaaacatatagaatggtcaaagttttctgcaatcttgcggcaaatattctttattattttaaactttctggCAATCTTACGGCAAATATTGATGtttctgcaaacttgccgcaacCTTGCAGCAATGTTTGCCAGAAGTTTGCAGCTAGCGGCAAACATCTGCCAACACTATTTTCTGTGTTCCtgcaaacttttttgtttgccgcaagcttgcagcaaattTGCGGCACACAATTCAGTTTCATAAGGGTGGTAGTGTGATTAAGGGAATCCtggtcacataaataaataaatagattctGGTGTAGTCTGAACGAAGTCTTGTAAGTGAACATAAACATGAAGTTGAATAAAAGTTCAGTACTGTATTACTAAAATCACATGACTATTACAAAGTTACAAGTATAACACAATGTACATCTAACTACAGGCTCAACAATATGGCTCTCCTCTCTACTAAATAAATGCAACTGTCCTCTCCTCACTATAAATTCTCTCTCCCTCCTATCTCACGCTCTTTCACTCTTTTATATGACCCCTATAAGCCGGTATACAAATATATAGACTACTAGGGCAACCGGCTCCGTGTAGTCCGTGATCCGGAAGTCTGGGTGCTCCGGTGATCCGGGCTCTTATAAATGCTCTGTGCTCCTTACATAAATTGACTAGGGCACCATATGCAAATAATTAGGGCTCACTAGTCAAACAAAGAAATCTAAATATAACTCTTAATTAATATAATCTCTGATGATCTCTAACTGTATTAAATGGCTATGTGTGAAAATGCAGATGTTGGTAAACCTGATACAATCAGATAACACACTTGACCtaacaaattaaaatgttacaTTGCTTATTTAAGTTTTTCAATCAATCCTGTTCATAAGCAAATCGAAACGCGCAATATTTTGTCCCCCCTGTTGCCATTTtgtcaacaaacgacaaccgctgaacATCAGTTACCTGACTTAATATAGGACAGGTAAAAACAAATGCATTgtctttaaacattttaataggcatcaaccttcacccttacctgaaacaatattgtaacatcacaacatagaaagacacactataaaatatcaattggaatagCTAAACTTATCAAAAGACAAGCCATCATACTTTGATTTATGACACAATGtaattacaaaatcaataaaataagagtgaataaatataggcaacagtagtataccactgtcaCATGTTAGATGACAAATGTATGTTGAGAGCTGTAAATGATCTTTCATGATCATCATAGATAAGTCATACAGATTTGTTTAGGCCTGTAGCTTTATATATTTAGTATTTATTTATAGATTAAAGGACAGTAAAATTCCAGTGAGATTTTGTACAAATGAAACCACCAAGACCAGACAGAAACTTTTACAGAAGTTACACAGTATTGGGTTTTCTATGACAGAAGGCGATGTGTTTCCCCCAATACCAGCTTGTTGTCAAATCTTGAAGTCTAGAGGGCTCAGACCACATCTTGTTGTAAATCCAGGTATAGTTTGTCCAGCACATCTGGTAATAAATCGCATTGGTATAGCATGGCAAACctcaattgtaactcataacaaaacTCACCAGCAGCTTATAACAATACTCATGTAAAACAATATCACATGGTTTAATCTGTTAGATCATATTCAACATCTTATTTTGCCTGAAGAAAAAGTGAATGATGAGTAATGATGACTAACAGCATTGTCATTAGTTATGGATATGACTAACAGCATTGTCATTAGTTATGGATATGACTAACAGCATTGTCATTAGTTATGGACATGACTAACACCATTGTCATTAGTTATGGACATGACTAACAGCATTGTCATTAGTTATGGACATGACTAACACCATTGTCATTAGTTATGGACATGACTAACACCATTGTCATTAGTTATGGACATGACTAACACCATTGTCATTAGTTATGGACATGACTATGGACATGACTAACAGCATTGTCATTAGTTATGGACATGACTAACAACATTGTCATTAGTTATGGACATGACTAACAACATTGTCATTAGTTATGGACATGACTAACAACATTGTCATTAGTTATGGACATGACTAACACCATTGTCATTAGTTATGGACATGACTTACAGCATTGTCATTAGTTATGGATATGACTAACAGCATTGTCATTAGTTATGGACATGACTAACACCATTGTCATTAGTTATGGACATGACTAACAGCATTGTCATTAGTTATGGACATGACTAACACCATTGTCATTAGTTATGGACATGACTTACAGCATTGTCATTAGTTATGGACATGACTAACAACATTGTCATTAGTTATGGACATGACTAACAGCATTGTCATTAGTTATAGACATGACTAACAGCATTGTCATTAGTTATGGACATGACTAACAGCATTGTCATTAGTTATAGACATGACTAACACCATTGTCATTAGTTATGGACATGACTAACAACATTGTCATTAGTTATGGACAAAAGTAACATCATTGTCATTAGTTATGGACAAAAGTAACATCATTGTCATTAGTTATGGACATGACTTACAGCATTGTCATTAGTTATGGACATGACTAACAACATTAACAACATTGTCATTAGTTATGGACAAAAGTAACATCATTGTCATTAGTTATGGACAAAAGTAACATCATTGTCATTAGTTATGGACATGACTTACAGCATTGTCATTAGTTATGGACATGACTAACAGCATTGTCATTAGTTATGGACATGACTAACAGCATTGTCATTAGTTATGGACATGACTAACAGCATTGTCATTAGTTATAGACATGACTAACAGCATTGGCATTAGTTATGGACATGACTAACAGCATTGTCATTAGTTATAGACATGACTAACAGCATTGTCATTAGTTATGGACATGACTAACAGCATTGTCATTAGTTATGGACATGACTAACAGCATTGTCATTAGTTATGGACATGACTAACAGCATTGTCATTAGTTATAGACATGACTAGCAGCATTGTCATTAGTTATGGACATGACTAACAACATTGTCATTAGTTATGGACATGACTAACAACATTGTCATTAGTTATAGACATGACTAACAACATTGTCATTAGTTATGGACATGACTAACAACATTGTCATTAGTTATGGACATGACTAACAACATTGTCATTAGTTATAGACATGACTAACAACATTGTCATTAGTTATGGACAAAAGTGCATTGTTATAGTCTAGTTAGATATATGAAATTCTTTTATAGATGCCCTGTCAGATTTTGTTGATGTGAATCAAGAGAACCCTAACTGTGTTGTTCTAGGAGATGCTACAGACAACTTCTCATATCAGAATCTCAACAAAGCTTTTCAACTCCTCATGTCTCTAGAAAACCCTGTTCTGTTTGCTCTTGGAGGAGGGTAAATATATCCATATTGTACACGAATTgtaataaatgtttactgtacaagtgaaaaaatataaaaatttcattatttacatttattacaaATAAGAGCTGCCTGTTTGCTATGACAGGTTTCATGTAAAAATGTTTTACCATGTCTTCTTCTTCTTAATTCTTTCCTCCACTATCTGGAGTACCACTACTTTTGTAGTGTAAGCAACCGATTAATACTGTAAGCAACTGTGTGAATGTGCAGGAATAATTTACAGTGAATATGATCGGTGCACAAACCAGTATTATTTCACCTAgaataaaatgttcaaaatacTGGTGTAAAGGATATCAACACAGCCTGGTGTACCCACCACCAATTTACAACGCAACGGCAGTTGGTCTTATCCCAAATGAGCTAATGCTGCAATCTCAGCTGGGTGCTCAATCCATGTAAAGCattttctgaattatttttatttaacttcATGTTAACTTCATGTTAACTGACTACTTAAGGAGGAATAATGCTTAGTTAGTCATAGCTCACAGTTCTACTTTCCTTCATTTTTTGTGTTaggattttattaaattttctttttaaatttcaactTACTTTTCATTAAAAGCAAAGCTCTTAAATCATCCAAATTACACAAAAAAGTTTTCTGCAACTTAGACAAAAAATTTAGATTGCATCAAAATGTTGAGGAAATGAATACCCTACAACAAAAAATAACTTAGATAagtaatataaacaaacaatctcaaatctttaaaataattattatgtataaaaagttatgatttttcaactgatattttgCAGGAAATATTACAAGGAAGGATCAGACTTAACATTAGATGTTGGACCTTTTGCAAGGGCACTTGAGGTAAAATCTTATTTGAGTGGTTCCCCACATCCAAATTAAACTTGAGTTTCCACTTATATATTTGttaggttgttttttttcttgataCAGCTTCTTTAACACATTGATAAACTActgtacattcagaaattattgtttgCATTTATTAACACTATTTTTTATGGACAAAAGTGCAACATGGGCAagataaattattgtgatttcagGAAAATCTCCATTCAGATGTATGTTTCAGACATCAGAATGCAAGTTCTATTTATTGTGAACTGATACTCACACAGTCACATTATTCACATAAATTAAAACCtaacaataatttatgaattcaTAGTCCTGCAAAATAGTATTGAATCTTCTTATATTAGTTCTTTACAGAACAATAGAAAACAGACTTTTAAATGTTCAAACATGTACAAGGAGACAATATACTGCAAGTACAAATCAAAACAATATCTTAATTAAACCAATTGAGGTATTATGTATACAAGCATAacgaaaaatcaataaaaagaatatGTACAGAAGCAAGCACTTTCTAAAATTAATGATCATTCTTTATAACTTTTGTTGCTGAAATTATCTCAAATTTTCCCTCTTTCTCCATTTTATATA
The window above is part of the Mytilus galloprovincialis chromosome 4, xbMytGall1.hap1.1, whole genome shotgun sequence genome. Proteins encoded here:
- the LOC143073569 gene encoding phospholysine phosphohistidine inorganic pyrophosphate phosphatase-like; the protein is MSWCKNVKGVLLDITGVLFESGASEPIKGSVEAIKRLKDSKIPVRFCTNETTKTRQKLLQKLHSIGFSMTEGDVFPPIPACCQILKSRGLRPHLVVNPDALSDFVDVNQENPNCVVLGDATDNFSYQNLNKAFQLLMSLENPVLFALGGGKYYKEGSDLTLDVGPFARALEYACDVEAEIVGKPSKSFFGAVLQDLGQPPESVVMIGDDIVNDVGGAQSCGMRGVQVRTGKYRPSDENHPTVKADGYVENLAQAIDLILQS